Proteins found in one Candidatus Omnitrophota bacterium genomic segment:
- a CDS encoding GIY-YIG nuclease family protein: protein MSNWTLYILKCSDGSLYTGITTDLGKRFKCHNEGKASKYTRSRLPVKLAYKRSLKDESSARKEEARIKGLSRKAKLDIIS from the coding sequence ATGAGCAACTGGACCCTATATATACTCAAATGTTCCGACGGATCTCTGTATACCGGGATAACGACGGATCTCGGGAAGCGCTTTAAATGCCACAATGAAGGCAAGGCCTCGAAGTATACGAGATCCAGGCTTCCCGTGAAACTGGCATATAAAAGATCTCTGAAGGATGAATCTTCCGCAAGAAAAGAAGAGGCCCGAATTAAGGGCCTCTCCAGAAAAGCAAAACTCGATATTATATCTTAG
- a CDS encoding DEAD/DEAH box helicase: MAWHFDASSIEPQQPQQPQQPQQAGGSFYGLGIAPKILETLSKLSFTVPTPIQHKAIPQAIEGKDMIGIAQTGTGKTLAFAIPVIQRLAQGKGRCLVLAPTRELAIQIDETFRKIAPIFGIKTAVLIGGAAMGLQIQALRKNPRILIATPGRLVDHMERHTIMMADVNILVLDEADRMLDMGFLPSIEQIIKAIPRNRQTLLFSATIPAEIMKIATAHMKLPVSVEVAPSGTTVELVTQELFIVKKESKRHLLEKILAQYHGSVLLFTRTRIGAKKTTRLIRDMGHKAAEIHSDRTLGQRKEALEGFKNGRYRILVATDIAARGIDVAGIEVVINFDLPEESENYVHRIGRTARAGLEGRAISFATPDQGPDVKNIERLIKAAIPISEHPELPKETFVQGSSHGSSGYRPRYGGGGNRGGGFGGRGSGGGSSYGKPRGFGGGQPRHSYNKSSNREHSSGGSSSGSSYGEKRAYAPRPEYGPRREGSQHASPNTGEKHSHGQVPYSKPHSNIPFAKFRRPKI, encoded by the coding sequence ATGGCATGGCATTTTGACGCTTCAAGCATCGAACCGCAGCAACCGCAACAACCTCAACAGCCTCAGCAGGCGGGCGGATCGTTTTACGGTTTAGGCATAGCTCCAAAGATACTCGAAACATTGAGCAAGCTTTCGTTCACCGTTCCTACGCCGATACAGCACAAGGCTATCCCTCAGGCTATCGAGGGCAAAGATATGATAGGCATAGCCCAGACAGGAACCGGCAAGACGCTCGCTTTCGCGATCCCCGTGATACAGAGGCTCGCGCAAGGCAAGGGCAGATGCCTCGTTCTCGCGCCGACACGCGAACTCGCGATACAGATAGATGAGACATTCCGCAAGATCGCTCCCATATTCGGCATAAAGACCGCCGTCCTGATAGGGGGAGCGGCTATGGGGCTGCAGATACAGGCTCTGAGAAAGAACCCGCGCATTCTCATCGCCACACCCGGAAGACTGGTCGATCACATGGAACGGCACACTATAATGATGGCCGATGTGAATATACTGGTGCTCGATGAGGCCGACCGCATGCTCGACATGGGATTTCTGCCATCGATCGAACAGATAATAAAAGCGATACCGCGCAACAGGCAGACGCTGCTCTTCTCGGCGACCATACCGGCCGAGATCATGAAGATCGCCACGGCGCACATGAAACTGCCCGTAAGCGTGGAGGTCGCTCCCTCAGGAACTACCGTAGAACTCGTTACTCAGGAATTATTCATCGTAAAGAAGGAATCGAAGAGGCATCTTCTCGAAAAGATCCTCGCCCAGTATCATGGTTCGGTCCTCTTATTCACCAGGACAAGGATCGGAGCTAAGAAGACGACCCGCCTTATCAGGGATATGGGCCATAAAGCCGCCGAGATACATTCGGATCGTACGCTCGGACAGCGCAAGGAAGCGCTAGAGGGTTTTAAGAACGGCAGATACAGGATACTCGTAGCGACCGATATCGCAGCCCGCGGAATAGATGTGGCGGGCATAGAGGTGGTCATTAACTTTGACCTTCCGGAAGAGTCGGAGAATTATGTTCATCGCATAGGCCGCACCGCGAGAGCCGGACTGGAAGGCCGCGCGATATCATTCGCCACGCCGGATCAGGGCCCGGACGTAAAGAATATAGAAAGACTCATTAAGGCTGCAATTCCTATATCGGAACATCCAGAGCTTCCGAAAGAGACATTCGTTCAAGGTTCAAGCCATGGCTCATCAGGATATAGGCCGAGATACGGTGGTGGCGGTAACCGTGGCGGCGGATTCGGTGGCAGGGGGTCCGGCGGTGGCAGTAGTTATGGCAAGCCGCGCGGTTTCGGCGGAGGCCAGCCGAGGCACTCATATAATAAGAGCAGTAATCGCGAACATAGCAGCGGCGGAAGTAGTAGTGGAAGCAGCTATGGCGAAAAACGCGCATACGCTCCGAGGCCGGAATACGGCCCAAGGCGCGAGGGCAGCCAACACGCTAGCCCAAACACCGGCGAGAAACACAGCCACGGCCAGGTACCTTACAGCAAACCTCACAGCAACATTCCGTTCGCTAAGTTTAGGCGCCCTAAGATATAA